A single genomic interval of Aureliella helgolandensis harbors:
- a CDS encoding AAA family ATPase, with amino-acid sequence MTEVSGELDLTRLRANVESAVLGKPEVVKLVVTALLAGEHILLEDVPGVGKTLIAKAVARSVDGHFSRLQFTPDLLPSDITGSSIYNSSSGQFTFNRGPIFANVVLADEINRAPPRTQSALLEAMGEGQVSVDGETHALPDPLLVIATQNPFEFEGTYLLPESQLDRFLLRITVGYPDRDYELQLLHSHRVGEPVDELKPAVSLDQVRALQRQVREVNFEESLVRYLLDIVHATRDSEAVQVGVSTRGALAYYRAAQAIATVENRSHVIPDDIKRLAIPVMAHRIVPRGMLPGADRSASEELVRRLLGQIRVPT; translated from the coding sequence ATGACTGAGGTGAGTGGCGAACTGGACCTAACGCGGCTTAGGGCGAATGTTGAGTCCGCTGTTTTGGGGAAACCCGAAGTGGTTAAGCTTGTCGTAACTGCCCTGCTTGCTGGCGAGCATATTCTGCTGGAAGATGTGCCAGGAGTTGGAAAGACGCTGATTGCCAAGGCGGTGGCGCGGAGCGTGGATGGTCATTTTTCACGGCTCCAATTTACGCCCGACTTGTTGCCCAGTGATATTACCGGTAGCAGTATCTACAATTCATCGAGTGGGCAGTTTACCTTCAATCGAGGGCCCATTTTCGCAAATGTGGTCTTGGCTGATGAAATCAATCGCGCACCGCCGCGAACGCAAAGCGCACTGTTAGAGGCCATGGGGGAGGGACAAGTCAGCGTCGATGGTGAGACGCATGCGTTGCCCGATCCCTTGTTGGTGATCGCTACTCAGAACCCATTTGAATTCGAAGGCACGTACTTGCTGCCAGAAAGTCAGCTGGATCGGTTTCTGTTGCGAATCACGGTGGGCTATCCCGACCGTGACTATGAATTGCAGTTGTTGCACTCGCATCGGGTTGGTGAGCCGGTGGACGAGCTTAAACCGGCGGTCTCGTTGGACCAGGTTCGCGCCTTGCAAAGGCAGGTTCGCGAAGTCAACTTTGAGGAATCCCTCGTTCGCTATCTGCTCGATATCGTCCATGCCACTCGGGACAGCGAGGCTGTTCAGGTAGGAGTCAGCACGCGTGGTGCACTGGCTTATTATCGGGCCGCTCAAGCCATTGCAACGGTTGAAAATCGATCCCATGTCATTCCAGACGACATCAAGCGATTGGCAATCCCAGTCATGGCCCACCGCATTGTGCCCAGAGGCATGTTACCGGGAGCGGACCGCTCAGCCTCTGAGGAGTTGGTCCGCCGGCTACTTGGGCAAATTCGCGTTCCGACTTAG
- a CDS encoding outer membrane protein assembly factor BamB family protein: MDATEDSLPSRKKFLPILGKLALLVFLSAGLGIWYLRTNAADRDFAEVNVFATILGIVGWLSLTVACRSAALPRWVWRTIGLAPPLFLLGFLGLYKLERLDGELNPKFVLRWSQERRLETATAGSTTIPLESLAPTEFDFPQYLGPYRNATYPKVQLAEDWQGTPPSIAWKRSIGSGWSGFAIQGDVAVTMEQRDQEEWITAIDINSGEAWWSYAIPGAHTNILGGSGPRSTPTISNDRVYAVSAISQIVCLDLASGEQLWSHDLLPNGVSDQAAFEAHVSWGRSASPLVIGEQVIVPQGGLDESAAALVSLSVQDGAVLWTAGQGQVSYSSPMLIDILGVPQVVYTSEKMLAGYLPQDGTQLWTAPAPGSSSADPNVAQPIDLGSGRILLTKGYGTGAVLWQLKHDSSEAWQIEELWRKPSVMKTKFTTAVIRDSYAYGLSDGILECISLETGKRQWKKGRYRQGQLLLVGEHLLITSEDGELVLVAAQPTAFQELAKLQVINDVTWNTPAISGNRLLMRNSELAACVILPIVNSPAKE, encoded by the coding sequence ATGGATGCTACCGAAGATAGCCTACCGTCCCGCAAGAAATTTCTGCCCATCCTGGGGAAGCTGGCGTTGCTTGTTTTTCTATCTGCTGGCTTGGGTATTTGGTATTTGAGAACCAATGCTGCCGATCGAGACTTTGCTGAAGTCAACGTGTTTGCAACCATCCTTGGAATCGTGGGCTGGTTGTCTCTGACGGTTGCCTGCCGCAGCGCGGCACTTCCAAGATGGGTGTGGCGCACCATCGGCTTGGCACCTCCCCTTTTTCTACTCGGCTTTTTGGGCCTTTATAAATTGGAGCGGCTCGATGGCGAATTAAATCCGAAATTCGTACTGCGTTGGTCCCAGGAACGCAGACTGGAAACAGCCACTGCCGGTTCAACGACCATCCCGCTTGAATCCCTTGCACCAACCGAATTCGATTTCCCTCAGTATCTCGGGCCTTACCGCAACGCCACTTACCCGAAGGTTCAACTTGCTGAGGACTGGCAGGGCACGCCACCCTCCATTGCTTGGAAACGTTCGATTGGAAGCGGCTGGTCGGGTTTTGCAATCCAAGGGGACGTAGCAGTCACGATGGAACAACGCGACCAAGAGGAATGGATTACCGCCATCGATATCAACAGCGGTGAGGCCTGGTGGTCGTATGCCATCCCGGGCGCCCACACCAACATCCTGGGCGGTAGCGGCCCCCGCAGCACCCCCACCATTTCTAACGATCGCGTTTATGCAGTCTCGGCAATCAGCCAAATCGTCTGCCTCGACCTCGCATCGGGTGAACAACTCTGGTCGCACGATTTGTTGCCTAATGGCGTAAGCGATCAAGCGGCGTTCGAAGCTCATGTAAGCTGGGGACGGAGCGCCTCTCCGCTTGTCATTGGTGAGCAAGTCATTGTTCCCCAAGGTGGCTTGGACGAGTCGGCCGCTGCGTTGGTCTCCCTGAGCGTCCAGGATGGTGCGGTACTGTGGACGGCGGGACAAGGTCAAGTCAGCTACTCCTCCCCGATGCTGATTGACATCTTGGGAGTTCCACAAGTCGTCTACACCTCCGAGAAAATGTTAGCTGGTTACCTTCCCCAAGATGGAACCCAACTTTGGACCGCCCCAGCTCCCGGCAGCAGTTCGGCCGACCCCAACGTCGCGCAGCCCATCGACCTTGGCTCCGGGCGTATCCTGCTGACCAAAGGCTACGGCACGGGAGCCGTTCTCTGGCAATTAAAGCACGACAGCTCGGAAGCCTGGCAAATCGAAGAATTGTGGCGCAAGCCTTCGGTGATGAAAACGAAGTTTACCACCGCCGTAATACGCGACTCCTACGCCTATGGGCTCAGCGATGGAATTTTGGAATGCATCAGCCTGGAGACTGGTAAGCGGCAATGGAAAAAAGGACGCTACCGTCAAGGTCAACTACTGCTCGTCGGTGAACACCTGCTCATCACTTCAGAAGACGGCGAACTGGTGCTTGTCGCCGCCCAACCCACGGCATTTCAAGAGCTGGCTAAGCTGCAAGTGATTAACGATGTGACCTGGAACACTCCAGCCATTTCCGGCAATCGCTTGCTAATGCGCAATTCGGAATTGGCCGCGTGCGTCATCCTGCCGATCGTTAATTCGCCCGCCAAAGAGTGA
- the bshB1 gene encoding bacillithiol biosynthesis deacetylase BshB1: MPPKPLDMLVIAPHPDDAELGMGGAILKMIELGWHVGVLDLTSGEPTPYGDEATRVQETKAATQILGLPWRENLGLRNRFLEPTLEARAKLANVFRRTRPRWLFAPYWEDAHPDHLAATELVDAARFWAKLSKSELEGEPFHPQRIFNYYSVHLKHAAQPAFVLDISEQWERKSQAIAAFESQFTTGKEHIVPSFHQRVRDEAAYWGKMIGSNFGEPFTSREPIALTDLTRLM; this comes from the coding sequence ATGCCACCAAAACCGCTGGATATGCTGGTAATTGCACCTCATCCGGATGATGCAGAATTAGGGATGGGCGGAGCCATCCTCAAGATGATCGAACTGGGGTGGCATGTCGGGGTGCTGGACCTAACCAGTGGAGAACCCACTCCCTACGGAGACGAAGCCACGCGCGTCCAGGAGACCAAGGCTGCAACGCAGATCCTAGGACTACCATGGCGTGAAAACCTAGGCCTTCGCAACCGGTTCCTGGAACCGACCTTGGAAGCGCGCGCGAAGCTGGCCAATGTCTTTCGCAGGACGCGACCTCGCTGGCTGTTTGCCCCCTACTGGGAAGATGCTCACCCAGATCACTTGGCAGCCACCGAGCTGGTCGATGCGGCGCGTTTCTGGGCCAAACTCTCGAAGAGTGAGTTAGAGGGTGAGCCGTTCCACCCGCAACGCATTTTCAATTACTACTCGGTTCACTTGAAACATGCTGCACAACCCGCCTTCGTGCTCGACATCTCGGAGCAGTGGGAGCGCAAGTCGCAGGCCATCGCCGCCTTTGAAAGCCAGTTCACCACAGGCAAAGAACACATCGTTCCTTCGTTTCATCAGCGGGTTCGCGACGAAGCAGCCTACTGGGGGAAAATGATAGGATCCAATTTCGGCGAACCCTTCACCTCGCGTGAGCCCATTGCGCTAACCGACCTAACGCGTCTCATGTAG
- a CDS encoding TIGR03009 domain-containing protein yields MIRNTIRFTVWVSVVTTSVLVNPACCIAQVAAPPAGEQQQRVPLMSAEQAVQAGIAQVAQQPFPELSQQEQSFLDQVLMVWEQRTAAIKRYQCEFQRFQFDPGNLPDAHMSQATGFIKFMDPGKGEFRVDKVETVSKKTPPYEYRVDPTHPYGEHWICDGEWVHVLDHNEKKATRIQLSPESRGKEVYRSPLPFLFGVKAAEIKQRYWARPLFPAGRPENELWIEVWPKSANDAGNYSRVQVILDRNDSLPMALIVFLPNWSPSQEHREVYQFSNRKSNGVLDAIAGAFGKSFIPTKLGNDWEVVEEPYIPPQADLQAGNPASGQAPPQRSAQQPSAGQFQ; encoded by the coding sequence ATGATTAGGAATACCATTCGCTTTACCGTTTGGGTTAGCGTCGTAACGACTAGTGTTCTCGTAAACCCTGCGTGTTGTATCGCGCAAGTCGCTGCCCCACCGGCAGGTGAACAACAGCAGCGGGTGCCTCTGATGAGCGCCGAGCAAGCGGTCCAGGCGGGCATTGCGCAAGTCGCTCAACAACCCTTTCCTGAGCTATCGCAGCAAGAGCAGTCGTTTCTCGACCAAGTCTTGATGGTGTGGGAGCAACGAACTGCGGCCATCAAACGCTATCAGTGCGAATTTCAACGCTTTCAGTTTGATCCTGGCAATCTGCCAGACGCTCACATGAGTCAAGCTACCGGATTCATTAAGTTTATGGATCCCGGCAAGGGTGAATTCCGTGTGGACAAAGTGGAAACAGTTTCCAAAAAAACGCCTCCCTATGAATACCGTGTTGATCCTACCCATCCATACGGTGAGCATTGGATTTGCGATGGGGAGTGGGTTCACGTGCTAGACCACAACGAGAAAAAGGCCACCCGAATCCAACTTTCCCCAGAAAGTCGCGGCAAGGAAGTTTACCGCAGCCCGTTGCCTTTCCTGTTTGGTGTCAAGGCGGCTGAGATCAAACAACGCTACTGGGCTCGTCCGCTATTTCCGGCAGGACGCCCCGAAAACGAGCTGTGGATCGAAGTTTGGCCGAAGAGCGCCAACGATGCCGGGAACTACTCGCGAGTGCAAGTGATCTTGGATCGCAATGACTCGCTGCCGATGGCTCTAATCGTGTTCCTACCCAACTGGTCTCCTTCGCAAGAGCATCGCGAGGTGTACCAATTCTCCAATCGTAAATCGAATGGAGTTCTGGATGCAATTGCCGGTGCATTTGGAAAATCCTTCATTCCCACTAAGCTGGGAAATGACTGGGAAGTGGTCGAAGAGCCCTACATTCCTCCGCAAGCTGATTTGCAAGCTGGGAATCCAGCATCTGGGCAGGCTCCTCCACAGCGTTCGGCACAGCAGCCCTCCGCCGGCCAATTCCAGTAA
- the trhA gene encoding PAQR family membrane homeostasis protein TrhA yields MSSTAETGPPKQPQSIDEAVEKVDYVSLRDETANVLTHGIGVVLSLVAMLYFWNLAADQHPGLRWSCVIFTISMATVYLFSTLSHAVQTPLWRNRMRAWDQGTIYLLIVGTYTPFIWQGSPTGYRTLLLVLVWTAGLAGFYSKVLAKHRINGISTVSYVLLGWLPAIPLFAHTPWICFGWMIGGGVCYSAGIFFLMRSHLFTYAHAIWHIMVMLGSACHCYAIYLLLQRI; encoded by the coding sequence ATGAGTTCAACCGCGGAAACCGGCCCCCCCAAGCAGCCCCAATCGATCGACGAAGCAGTCGAAAAAGTCGATTATGTGAGCCTACGCGATGAAACGGCTAATGTCCTGACCCACGGGATCGGAGTTGTTTTAAGCCTAGTGGCCATGCTCTACTTCTGGAACTTGGCAGCCGACCAGCATCCTGGATTGCGTTGGTCCTGCGTGATCTTCACCATTTCCATGGCGACCGTCTACCTCTTTTCGACGCTCTCCCACGCCGTGCAGACGCCGCTGTGGCGGAACCGCATGAGAGCTTGGGACCAAGGCACAATCTATCTTCTAATTGTTGGCACCTACACTCCCTTTATTTGGCAAGGAAGCCCCACTGGCTACCGCACCCTGCTGCTGGTTCTGGTCTGGACCGCGGGCCTTGCTGGCTTTTATTCCAAGGTATTGGCCAAACATCGCATCAACGGCATTTCGACGGTGTCGTACGTCCTATTGGGATGGCTGCCCGCCATTCCCCTCTTTGCCCACACACCCTGGATTTGTTTCGGCTGGATGATAGGTGGTGGCGTGTGCTACTCGGCTGGCATCTTCTTCCTGATGCGGAGTCACCTCTTCACGTACGCGCATGCCATCTGGCACATCATGGTCATGCTGGGATCAGCCTGCCATTGCTACGCCATCTACCTATTACTGCAACGTATTTAG
- a CDS encoding sugar phosphate isomerase/epimerase family protein: MLRLSVNELSTFRWTFEEDVLNYHAAGFEAIGVWRPKLADYGEEKGVELLREHGLRISSLHWVGGFTGSDGRSYRESMHDAFDTIQLAADIGAETVTVITGGRAGHTRNHAHNILRTALRHMAEAAQAVGVQLALEPMHVGCAYDWSFLNTIPECLDIIAGIDNPHLGIVFDCYHVAQDPAALMWLESIVPYVRLVQLGDARHAPLGEQNRCLLGHGRVPLANIVSTFQKNGYRGFYEIEVVGQDVEHLKYEQILGQSRQAAKLWLPTP, encoded by the coding sequence ATGTTGCGACTTTCAGTCAACGAACTATCCACTTTTCGGTGGACCTTTGAAGAAGATGTGCTGAACTATCACGCAGCTGGCTTTGAAGCGATTGGAGTTTGGCGTCCGAAATTGGCCGACTATGGTGAGGAGAAAGGAGTCGAACTGCTGCGTGAGCACGGGTTAAGGATTTCCTCGTTGCATTGGGTGGGGGGCTTCACTGGGAGCGACGGGCGTAGCTACCGCGAGAGCATGCACGATGCCTTCGATACGATCCAGTTAGCCGCCGACATCGGTGCTGAGACTGTGACGGTCATTACCGGGGGACGAGCTGGCCATACCAGGAATCATGCACACAATATTCTTCGGACTGCACTGCGGCACATGGCGGAAGCCGCTCAGGCGGTCGGCGTTCAGTTGGCCCTGGAACCCATGCACGTTGGCTGTGCCTACGATTGGTCGTTCCTAAATACCATTCCGGAATGTCTCGATATCATCGCAGGCATCGACAATCCACACTTGGGGATTGTCTTCGACTGCTACCATGTTGCCCAGGATCCTGCGGCACTGATGTGGCTCGAATCAATTGTGCCCTACGTGCGACTCGTGCAATTGGGAGATGCTCGGCACGCGCCACTCGGTGAGCAAAATCGTTGTTTGTTGGGGCACGGTCGCGTTCCACTAGCCAATATCGTCTCGACGTTTCAGAAGAACGGCTACCGCGGCTTCTACGAGATTGAAGTGGTTGGTCAGGATGTCGAGCATCTCAAATACGAGCAGATCCTGGGGCAATCTCGACAAGCAGCCAAGCTCTGGTTGCCAACCCCGTGA
- a CDS encoding class I SAM-dependent methyltransferase produces MSVFKSEGQWPRESYQLLDFGSGRKLERLGGQLLDRPCPAAEGFQRNGQVDWSKADLRLDRRGKPIGPGPRELPVWEARYQDIEFGLKLTPFGHVGLFPEQHVNWQWLTQQAPLPYSRPLRALNLFGYTGGTTLALAAHGIEVVHVDASSPAVAWARRNAEASQLQERPIRWIVEDARKFVRRELKRGNRYDIVVMDPPSFGHGPSGVRWDMQSHLPALLADCLQLLATETARLLVTGHSEKPDEWDIQSWIDEDLQAMASGLALDLSVGRLGLTDLAGRVLDAGYFVRGIAP; encoded by the coding sequence GTGAGTGTTTTTAAATCAGAGGGGCAGTGGCCGCGCGAGTCCTACCAACTGCTCGATTTCGGGAGTGGTCGGAAGCTGGAACGCCTAGGCGGGCAGCTTCTCGATCGGCCTTGCCCTGCTGCGGAAGGCTTCCAGCGCAATGGGCAAGTCGACTGGAGTAAAGCGGACTTGCGGCTGGATCGGCGTGGCAAGCCGATTGGACCGGGGCCCCGTGAGCTACCAGTTTGGGAAGCCCGCTATCAGGACATTGAGTTCGGCCTAAAGCTGACTCCCTTTGGCCACGTGGGCCTCTTTCCCGAGCAGCATGTCAATTGGCAGTGGCTCACCCAACAGGCTCCCCTGCCCTACTCTCGCCCGTTGCGAGCCCTCAACTTGTTTGGCTATACGGGCGGCACGACGCTTGCGCTTGCTGCCCACGGGATCGAAGTTGTGCATGTCGACGCCTCCTCTCCCGCTGTTGCTTGGGCCAGACGCAATGCGGAGGCTAGTCAATTGCAGGAGCGTCCCATCCGTTGGATTGTCGAGGATGCGCGAAAATTCGTGCGTCGCGAGCTTAAACGCGGCAACCGCTATGACATCGTGGTGATGGACCCACCGTCGTTTGGGCATGGCCCCAGTGGAGTGCGGTGGGATATGCAATCGCATCTACCTGCCCTGCTGGCCGATTGTTTGCAATTGTTAGCCACGGAGACAGCCCGACTGTTGGTAACGGGGCATAGTGAAAAACCTGACGAATGGGATATTCAAAGCTGGATTGATGAGGATCTGCAGGCGATGGCAAGTGGTCTCGCACTCGATCTGTCAGTTGGCCGCTTGGGGTTAACGGATCTGGCCGGACGAGTGCTGGATGCGGGCTATTTCGTCCGAGGAATCGCTCCTTAA